One Gloeothece verrucosa PCC 7822 DNA window includes the following coding sequences:
- a CDS encoding DUF1254 domain-containing protein has product MRNVVLSEEQAFQLGVEAYIYGYPLVLMEVSKALLTSVATPEGMKAPINQFAHLRAFPDASFTAVVSPNSDTLYSSAWLDLSNEPMILSVPDTAGRYYLMPMLDAWTNVFASPGKRTTGTGKGDFAIVAPGWTGELPEGVQKIPSPTSLVWIIGRTQTNAKADYEAVNAIQNQYQLTPLSQWGKPYQPPTSVPVAKGIDLQTPPVEQVKNLDAATFFKQMSSLMKNNPPAPEDLEMVEKLAKIGIVPGEDFELQSLTPSVIKGLSRSVQAAHEQVVAAGSSPKAEVKNNWLMTYNLGSYGTNYLHRAGVAWVGLGANLPEDAIYPLTRVDEAGNPLTGENRYVIHFECDQIPPVNAFWSITMYNNQQFFVDNPLDRYAIGDRDHLTYNQDGSLDIYIQHSSPGKDQQSNWLPSPQDDFNLILRLYWPKAPVLNKLWSPPPVRRIS; this is encoded by the coding sequence ATGAGAAATGTTGTTTTATCAGAAGAACAAGCCTTTCAACTGGGAGTTGAAGCCTATATCTACGGATATCCCCTTGTCTTGATGGAGGTTAGCAAAGCCCTATTGACCTCCGTCGCCACCCCAGAAGGAATGAAAGCCCCCATTAACCAGTTTGCCCATTTAAGAGCCTTTCCCGATGCCTCCTTTACTGCGGTTGTCAGTCCCAACTCCGATACACTTTACTCCTCAGCTTGGCTTGATCTTTCAAATGAACCGATGATTTTGAGTGTTCCCGATACGGCAGGGCGTTACTATCTGATGCCAATGCTAGATGCTTGGACAAACGTTTTTGCTTCCCCTGGCAAGCGGACAACGGGCACAGGAAAAGGCGATTTTGCCATTGTTGCTCCGGGTTGGACAGGAGAACTGCCTGAAGGGGTACAAAAAATCCCGTCTCCGACTTCTCTGGTTTGGATTATCGGACGAACTCAGACAAACGCAAAAGCCGATTATGAGGCGGTCAATGCTATCCAAAACCAGTATCAGTTAACGCCGTTGAGTCAATGGGGCAAACCTTACCAACCTCCGACTAGCGTACCCGTTGCCAAGGGAATTGATCTTCAAACTCCCCCCGTTGAACAGGTGAAAAACCTCGACGCAGCTACCTTTTTTAAACAAATGTCTTCTTTAATGAAAAACAATCCACCGGCTCCGGAAGATCTTGAAATGGTGGAGAAATTGGCCAAAATTGGCATTGTACCGGGAGAAGATTTTGAGCTTCAATCCCTGACCCCAAGTGTCATTAAAGGGTTATCGCGCAGTGTTCAAGCCGCACATGAACAAGTCGTTGCCGCAGGCTCGAGTCCAAAAGCAGAGGTCAAGAACAATTGGTTAATGACATATAACTTGGGGAGCTACGGAACGAACTACCTTCACCGTGCTGGCGTTGCTTGGGTTGGATTAGGCGCAAATTTGCCTGAAGATGCTATCTACCCCCTGACGCGAGTCGATGAGGCAGGCAACCCGTTAACTGGAGAAAATCGCTATGTTATTCATTTTGAGTGCGATCAAATTCCGCCGGTCAACGCCTTCTGGTCAATAACAATGTACAATAATCAACAATTTTTTGTCGATAATCCCCTAGACCGCTATGCCATTGGCGATCGAGACCATTTGACCTACAATCAGGATGGTTCTCTCGACATCTACATCCAACACTCATCACCCGGCAAAGATCAACAGTCAAATTGGCTTCCGTCACCGCAAGACGATTTCAATCTGATCCTGAGACTTTATTGGCCTAAAGCACCGGTATTAAACAAACTTTGGTCGCCACCCCCAGTAAGACGAATTTCTTAA
- a CDS encoding chromosome segregation ATPase, which yields MNKRLQPLIYLIPWFCGGLAFTSSYLLTANALANPIEITPSGERNRHSISEFPFEQDKDENLKLTTFSKPLLQIENSNSCRNFTLIEEEPLSANSSCAADLAGVSSISEYNFATLQTLITQESTPNNIPESPKKTEQDKPEKEKDKWHFSFQPYATIPVTAYGTATARGRTVSYSLSLGELLDDLRMTASGRVEAWKGRLGFIMDGYYVSLKGVDSMARTRSRVPNTINAINFLLSKDVNTNLQKIANSLDKNVDNLQKLQTLQQSDAIQNLEQTVQNFKATAGADAQALRELEQKIQTIKQTASIDAEALRELEQKYQNFKATVSQDAEALRELDQKYQNFKATVSQDAEDLRELKQKVQNFQDTVAQDAETLREIQEKIDNFKDIVGQDGERFKALIFNLQQVEGINLDRQELKELITLNNQDRQRFPIQPELNERLQQFATRLDNLGQLQQNLISSKEGLEQASQKIDELKTLQQDIFSLNNRDIQRFNTKEKLETKLQNIITKIEDLQQLQQDLIASRERLEQASQQIQKLRALQDSGTLQQLDTEIQNAKTVLDQNIEYLNKLKQFQENREVQQLASNSETELQFDQGIYDFALSYNLGDLPMYEHLDKPSNQTFPRIWFQPIAGVRLNDINIKIDETINLKLSSSLIKFEGTFQETFQQGRTWFDPLVGGKLGVQISEPLTLWVRGDYAGFGLAGDTDYSWNVFFGVDWWIRRHLSLQLAYRFYEINYRVGSGNNAYGYSQNLNGPFISATFHF from the coding sequence ATGAATAAACGGTTACAGCCATTAATCTATTTAATTCCCTGGTTCTGTGGGGGATTAGCCTTCACCAGTAGCTATTTGCTAACTGCCAATGCCCTTGCTAATCCTATTGAAATAACTCCCTCTGGCGAGAGAAATCGTCACTCTATCTCAGAGTTTCCTTTTGAACAGGATAAAGATGAAAACCTAAAATTAACTACTTTTTCAAAACCTTTACTCCAAATTGAAAATTCTAATTCCTGTCGAAATTTTACTCTAATTGAAGAAGAACCGCTATCTGCCAATAGTTCTTGTGCCGCAGATTTAGCTGGAGTATCTAGTATTTCAGAATATAATTTTGCTACATTACAAACTTTAATTACTCAAGAAAGCACACCTAATAATATTCCCGAATCTCCCAAGAAAACCGAACAAGATAAACCCGAGAAAGAAAAAGATAAATGGCATTTTAGCTTTCAGCCTTACGCCACCATTCCAGTTACGGCTTATGGTACAGCAACAGCCAGGGGACGTACCGTCAGTTATAGCCTATCTCTAGGAGAGTTACTTGATGATTTACGAATGACGGCAAGTGGTCGCGTTGAAGCCTGGAAAGGTCGTTTGGGTTTTATTATGGATGGATATTATGTCAGTTTAAAAGGTGTTGATAGTATGGCAAGAACCCGCTCAAGAGTTCCTAATACTATTAATGCTATAAATTTTTTACTCAGTAAAGATGTTAATACAAACCTTCAAAAAATAGCTAATTCACTTGATAAAAACGTTGATAATTTGCAAAAATTACAAACCTTACAACAAAGTGATGCTATTCAAAATTTAGAACAAACAGTTCAGAATTTTAAAGCAACGGCGGGTGCAGATGCCCAAGCTTTACGGGAACTCGAACAAAAAATACAGACTATTAAACAAACAGCAAGTATCGATGCTGAAGCGTTACGGGAATTAGAGCAAAAATATCAAAATTTTAAAGCTACTGTCAGTCAAGATGCTGAAGCTTTACGAGAACTTGATCAAAAATATCAAAATTTTAAAGCTACTGTCAGTCAAGATGCTGAAGATTTACGAGAATTAAAACAAAAAGTTCAAAATTTCCAAGATACTGTAGCTCAAGATGCTGAAACTTTACGAGAAATACAGGAAAAAATTGATAATTTTAAAGATATTGTCGGTCAAGATGGCGAAAGATTCAAGGCTTTAATTTTCAATCTTCAGCAAGTAGAAGGAATCAACTTAGACCGCCAAGAATTAAAAGAACTTATTACTCTAAATAATCAGGATAGACAAAGATTTCCTATCCAACCCGAATTAAATGAACGATTGCAGCAATTTGCCACAAGGCTTGACAATTTAGGGCAGTTACAACAGAATTTAATCTCTTCAAAAGAAGGCTTAGAACAAGCCAGTCAAAAAATTGATGAATTAAAAACTTTACAACAAGATATTTTTTCCTTAAATAATCGAGATATACAGAGATTTAATACCAAGGAAAAGTTAGAGACGAAACTTCAAAATATTATTACCAAAATAGAAGATTTACAACAGTTACAGCAAGATTTAATCGCCTCAAGAGAACGCCTAGAACAAGCGAGTCAGCAAATCCAAAAACTGCGAGCTTTACAAGACAGTGGAACTTTACAACAACTCGATACAGAAATTCAAAATGCTAAAACCGTACTGGATCAAAATATTGAATATCTTAATAAGTTAAAACAATTTCAAGAAAATAGAGAAGTTCAACAACTCGCTTCAAATTCGGAAACCGAATTACAGTTTGATCAAGGAATCTATGATTTTGCCTTAAGTTATAATCTTGGCGATCTCCCGATGTATGAACACCTTGATAAACCCTCTAATCAAACATTTCCTCGTATTTGGTTTCAACCGATTGCCGGTGTTCGGCTCAATGATATTAACATCAAAATAGATGAAACAATTAACCTAAAACTATCAAGTAGTTTAATTAAATTTGAGGGAACTTTTCAAGAAACTTTTCAGCAAGGCCGTACCTGGTTTGATCCTTTAGTAGGTGGAAAATTAGGAGTACAAATTTCCGAACCTCTTACCCTTTGGGTGCGGGGAGATTATGCCGGTTTTGGTTTAGCCGGGGATACCGATTATAGTTGGAATGTTTTCTTTGGAGTAGATTGGTGGATTCGTCGTCATCTTTCCCTCCAATTAGCTTACCGTTTTTATGAAATTAATTATCGAGTGGGAAGCGGGAATAATGCTTATGGATATTCCCAAAACCTCAATGGCCCATTTATCTCGGCAACATTTCATTTTTAG
- a CDS encoding sugar ABC transporter substrate-binding protein: MIKKFTKRFLITVLLLLLTSCSLDSLAQIFNEQGELLISYSFQGHLAEMLNRSFQEFQQLNSGVQIVSQYWPQNQLKSQFIKQAKDGLGPSIIIDFAQEMPDLIKAEVISPIDEKNIDLSVYLSQTLTQIRYRTKIYGLPLGSQIQVLCYNQALLKPSQQTKDTSLIRPPTRLEELLEQAKKGYSVGMVSTFEDTFWGMGIFDAQWFNSQGLIMPVKLQNWAKWLQWLKKAENLPNFTLIGQRNLLHSAFADGKLVYYICNSTEIDDLKNELKDNLRIAPLPSELDRPATPLLYTRIIMLNHSSNPDEIRLALQLAEFWANPEQQIQGIVQSQAFVPITQNVAIDPDIFPIEATLIQQSKTAVAIPINAMEKIMPIFEQANILYKKALLGNITPEEAAFKLTQIAKAQMP, encoded by the coding sequence ATGATCAAAAAATTTACCAAAAGATTTTTAATAACAGTCTTATTATTGTTGCTAACTTCTTGTAGTCTAGATTCTTTAGCTCAAATCTTTAATGAGCAAGGAGAACTGTTAATTAGCTATTCTTTTCAAGGTCACCTTGCCGAGATGCTCAACCGTTCTTTTCAAGAATTTCAACAATTAAATTCAGGCGTTCAAATTGTTAGTCAGTATTGGCCTCAAAATCAACTTAAATCACAATTTATCAAACAGGCAAAAGACGGCCTTGGCCCTAGTATAATTATTGATTTTGCTCAAGAAATGCCAGACCTCATTAAAGCGGAGGTAATTTCACCGATAGATGAAAAAAATATTGATTTATCTGTTTACCTTAGCCAAACTTTAACACAAATTCGTTATCGGACGAAAATTTATGGTTTACCCTTGGGTTCTCAAATACAAGTGCTTTGTTATAACCAAGCGTTACTTAAACCATCACAGCAGACAAAAGATACCAGTTTAATTCGACCTCCGACCCGCTTAGAAGAACTTTTAGAACAAGCTAAAAAAGGCTATTCAGTGGGTATGGTTTCGACTTTTGAAGATACCTTTTGGGGAATGGGGATTTTTGATGCTCAATGGTTTAATAGTCAAGGATTAATTATGCCCGTGAAACTTCAAAACTGGGCTAAATGGTTACAGTGGCTCAAAAAAGCTGAAAACTTGCCCAACTTTACTTTAATAGGACAGCGAAATCTTCTTCATTCGGCTTTTGCTGACGGTAAATTAGTTTACTATATTTGTAACTCAACTGAAATTGATGATTTAAAAAATGAATTAAAAGATAATTTACGTATTGCTCCTCTTCCATCTGAACTAGACAGACCTGCTACGCCTCTACTTTATACCAGAATTATCATGTTGAATCATAGTTCTAATCCAGACGAGATACGTCTAGCTTTACAATTAGCAGAATTTTGGGCTAACCCTGAACAGCAAATTCAAGGTATTGTTCAATCTCAGGCTTTTGTTCCTATTACTCAAAATGTTGCAATAGATCCTGATATATTCCCAATAGAAGCAACCTTAATACAACAATCGAAAACTGCTGTTGCTATTCCTATAAATGCTATGGAAAAAATCATGCCGATTTTTGAACAGGCAAATATTTTATATAAAAAAGCACTCTTAGGAAATATAACACCTGAAGAAGCCGCTTTTAAATTAACTCAAATTGCCAAAGCACAAATGCCCTAG
- a CDS encoding mechanosensitive ion channel family protein, which produces MLSQNHLPTLSDVIIKQTLFLKRSDIQHQLLAITLSLVISWLLSKWFWRWLQKTFPQATAFIWNDARLPLGQYLAMLIEELGFPLISLIALNLSQIIFITLNYTRGLLTTAITLMCIYLFYRFFLASLYATFSMAAVREYHYRLLAPLGCIFILGTIVNLYDSVEQLAQISVLTLFNSSITLGNIFILIAGLYFWMTVVIFLEKLVHIFLGNRPQIDSGSLEASLLLIRYFLIALGIVVILGYIGVNGTALAAITGGLSVGIGFGLQQVVSNFISGFILLFEKVLKPGDIISIDNQVCEVTKLGIRATTVKMATDNSEKIIPNQKFFTSDLTTYTGSDRLVSCSIVIGVGYSSKTKQVMELLLQVADTHPQVLKNPAPLVFFVNFGDSSLNFELKIWINWLNDINTRKQIISDLCCLILETFSKHKIEIPFPQIEVHIDQIRSHANSL; this is translated from the coding sequence ATGTTGAGCCAAAATCATTTACCTACCTTATCAGATGTTATTATTAAGCAAACTCTCTTTTTAAAACGTTCTGACATTCAACATCAATTACTGGCCATTACGCTTTCTTTAGTTATCAGTTGGCTTTTATCTAAATGGTTTTGGCGTTGGTTACAAAAAACTTTCCCCCAAGCAACAGCATTCATTTGGAATGATGCTAGATTACCTCTGGGCCAGTATCTAGCTATGCTTATAGAAGAACTTGGTTTTCCTCTTATTAGCCTCATAGCACTTAATTTAAGCCAAATTATTTTTATTACTCTAAATTATACGAGGGGACTTTTAACGACGGCAATAACATTAATGTGTATTTATTTATTTTATCGCTTTTTCCTAGCTTCTTTGTATGCTACATTTTCTATGGCTGCCGTCCGAGAATACCATTATCGCCTTTTAGCACCTTTGGGTTGTATTTTTATTTTAGGAACGATTGTTAATCTGTATGATAGTGTAGAACAATTAGCCCAAATCTCAGTTTTAACATTATTTAATAGCTCAATTACTTTGGGCAATATATTTATTCTTATAGCGGGTTTATATTTTTGGATGACGGTAGTAATTTTTCTAGAAAAGTTAGTTCATATTTTTCTAGGTAATCGGCCTCAAATAGATTCAGGTTCACTTGAAGCAAGTTTATTACTCATTCGCTATTTTTTGATTGCCCTGGGAATAGTTGTCATTTTAGGCTATATTGGGGTGAATGGAACGGCTTTAGCCGCTATTACTGGGGGGTTATCTGTTGGTATTGGCTTTGGCTTACAACAGGTCGTTAGTAATTTTATTAGTGGATTTATTTTATTATTTGAAAAAGTATTAAAACCGGGTGATATTATTAGTATAGACAATCAAGTATGTGAGGTAACAAAGTTAGGTATTCGAGCGACTACTGTAAAAATGGCAACTGATAACTCGGAAAAAATCATTCCTAATCAGAAATTTTTTACCTCCGATTTAACGACATATACAGGAAGTGATCGCTTAGTCAGTTGTTCGATCGTTATCGGAGTAGGCTATAGTTCAAAGACCAAACAAGTTATGGAACTTTTACTTCAAGTTGCTGATACTCATCCTCAAGTTCTCAAAAATCCTGCTCCTCTCGTTTTTTTTGTTAACTTCGGGGATTCAAGTTTAAATTTTGAATTGAAGATTTGGATAAATTGGTTAAATGATATCAATACTAGAAAACAAATTATTAGTGATTTATGCTGTTTAATATTAGAAACCTTCTCTAAACATAAAATAGAAATTCCTTTTCCGCAAATCGAGGTTCATATTGATCAAATTCGGAGTCATGCCAATTCTTTGTGA